A single Oryctolagus cuniculus chromosome 16, mOryCun1.1, whole genome shotgun sequence DNA region contains:
- the LOC100345818 gene encoding olfactory receptor 7E24-like: MSPFSIPIFFSRRSAGSVETQNLTCVLEFHLVGFSEDPTLQSLLLVLFLSMYLVTVLGNLLIILLIISDTHLHTPMYFFLCNLSLADMGFTSTTVPKMIVDIHTHSTVISYMGCLTQMSLFLICGCMDDLILTVMAYDRFVAICHPLHYQVIMNPHCCGFWVTVSFVASLFYSLLHNLILLPVTCFKTAEISNFFCDPSQLLNLTCDDTFKHDIVIYLIGIVFGFFPISGILFSYYKIVSSILRVPSPDGKYKAFSTCGSHLLVVCLFYGSGLGMYLSASFSTSSRKSAVVSLMYTLVTPMLNPFIYSLRNRDIKRALQRTVNRIS; encoded by the coding sequence ATGTCTCCTTTTTCCATCCCTATCTTCTTTTCCAGAAGGAGTGCAGGCTCTGTTGAAACACAAAATCTGACATGTGTCCTAGAATTTCATCTCGTGGGCTTCTCAGAGGATCCAACCCTCCAGTCTCTCCTGTTAGTGCTGTTCCTGTCCATGTACCTGGTCACGGTGCTTGGGAACCTGCTCATCATCCTGCTCATCATCTCTGACACCCACctgcacacccccatgtacttcttcctctgcaaCCTGTCCTTGGCTGACATGGGTTTCACCTCCACCACGGTTCCCAAGATGATTGTGGACatccacactcacagcacagTCATCTCCTATATGGGCTGCCTGAcgcagatgtctctctttctcatctgtgGATGCATGGATGATTTGATTCTGActgtgatggcctatgaccggTTTGTCGCCATCTGTCATCCACTGCATTACCAGGTCATCATGAACCCCCACTGCTGTGGCTTCTGGGTTACAGTGTCATTTGTGGCTAGCCTTTTCTATTCCCTGCTGCACAACTTGATATTATTACCAGTTACCTGCTTCAAGACAGctgaaatttctaatttcttttgtgaCCCTTCTCAGCTTCTCAATCTTACATGTGATGACACCTTCAAACATGACATTGTCATATATCTTATTGGTATTGTATTTGGGTTTTTCCCTATCTCAGGGATCCTCTTCTCTTACTATAAAATCGTGTCCTCCATTCTGAGAGTCCCATCCCCAGACGGGAAGTacaaagccttctccacctgtggctcccacctgttggttgtttgcttattttatggATCAGGTTTAGGCATGTATCTCAGTGCATCCTTCTCCACCTCTTCCAGAAAGAGTGCTGTGGTCTCACTGATGTACACCCTGGTCACCCCTATGttgaaccccttcatctacagcctgaggaacagggaCATCAAGAGAGCTCTGCAGAGAACTGTCAACAGAATAAGCTAA
- the LOC138845774 gene encoding olfactory receptor 7E178-like codes for MDFSEMTELQSLLFGLFLSMYLVTVLGNLLIILAVSSDSHLHSPTYFFLCNLSLADVGFTSTMVPKRIVDIHAHSTVISYVGCLMQMSLSVICGCMDALLLTVMACDRFVAICHPLHYQAIMNPGHCGFLVLVSFGVSLLYSLLQNLMVLRDSCFKKVEISNFFCEPTQLLSLTPSNSFTNDVFTYLVGIIYGFLLISEILLSYYNVVSSILRIPSAGAWASVVYTLVTPMLNPFIYSLRNRDLKRAIQKLLSNTA; via the exons ATGGACTTCTCAGAGATGACAGAACTGCAGTCCCTCCTCTTTGGGCTGTTCCTGTCCATGTACCTGGTCACGGTGCTCGGGAACTTGCTCATCATCCTTGCTGTCAGCTCagactcccacctccactcccccaCATACTTCTTCCTCTGCAACCTGTCCTTGGCTGATGTGGGTTTCACCTCCACCATGGTTCCCAAGAGGATTGTGGACATCCATGCTCACAGCACAgtcatctcctatgtgggctgcctgatgcagatgtctctctctgttatcTGTGGATGCATGGATGCTTTGCTTCTGACTGTGATGGCCTGTGACCGGTTTGTTGCCATCTGTCACCCCCTGCATTACCAGGCCATCATGaatcctggccactgtggcttcTTAGTTTTGGTGTCCTTTGGGGTGAGCCTTTTGTATTCCCTGCTGCAGAACTTGATGGTCTTAAGGGATTCCTGCTTTAAGAAAGtggaaatttctaatttcttctgtgagCCTACTCAGCTTCTCAGCCTGACTCCCTCCAACTCCTTCACCAATGACGTATTCACATATCTTGTTGGCATCATCTATGGTTTTCTCCTTATCTCAGAGATCCTCCTCTCTTACTATAACGTTGTGTCCTCCATTCTGAGAATCCCCTCAGCAG GTGCCTGGGCTTCAGTGGTGTACACTCTGGTCACCCCCATGCTCAACCCCtttatctacagcctgaggaacagggaCTTGAAGAGAGCCATACAGAAGCTCCTCAGCAACACAGCATAA